Proteins found in one Arthrobacter pascens genomic segment:
- a CDS encoding helix-turn-helix transcriptional regulator — MVKPTRVTNSIRRLRFERGEMTQAELAERVGVTRQTVIAIEQGRYSPSLEMAFQIAHVLNVPLEDVFQYPNHEGDAS; from the coding sequence GTGGTGAAACCTACTCGGGTGACCAATTCCATCCGGCGCCTGAGGTTCGAGAGGGGCGAGATGACCCAGGCGGAACTGGCGGAACGCGTGGGCGTGACCCGCCAGACAGTCATCGCCATCGAGCAGGGCCGGTACTCGCCCTCCCTGGAGATGGCTTTCCAGATCGCTCATGTGCTCAACGTTCCGCTTGAGGACGTATTTCAATACCCGAACCATGAAGGAGACGCATCATGA